TCCAACCCATAAGTTCACTTTTCCATACAATGATAATTTGTTCAAATATCCCCCCTCCAACATTACCTTATCTTTGTGAGGCACTGTTTTATGCTATTTTGTATCGATTCATACTGATGATCACTGTTGATTTTTATGTAGAAGGTTTTTAAGAATGTCTTGATGTTAAATACCAAGAACCAATACTTTTCACAATCGAGTTGTCCTTTTTGGCCTTCTAAATTCATCGGTAATTCTTGTAACCATTCTTCAATTTCCTTTACATCTAATCCGGTATTCAGCATTTCAAGTATAGGTGTCAGGATCCTCTCATCCTCATTGTGAACATAAATGCTTTCAGAGATGAGGATCTTATTCAATAATGGTTGGAGAATTTCCAGATAGACTTCTTCGCTTGTTTTGGGACTTTTTATCAATTCATCAAACGTATCAGCAACATGAGCAATGCTATGAGCCCAACCTCTATCAGAAACGTAACCTCTCAAATCTTCTTCAAGAGTTATATACTGAATCAGTTTCTCTTTTATGTAAATGATCGTGTCTCCAGTTAGAAAATTCTCTGCATTATCTTTATGTAATATCAGTGCTATTAGAAGTGTCGAGAAAGATCGG
The DNA window shown above is from Alkalihalobacillus sp. TS-13 and carries:
- a CDS encoding DUF2785 domain-containing protein, with translation MSILADKNIMKESELKKILKEIKSGETGWDEENERLIVKSMINHIGSTDGELRDQLIYTTFYQLIIEKNLLETDLLKELLDCSVSDLMFKGIGEKGTDTVFTRSFSTLLIALILHKDNAENFLTGDTIIYIKEKLIQYITLEEDLRGYVSDRGWAHSIAHVADTFDELIKSPKTSEEVYLEILQPLLNKILISESIYVHNEDERILTPILEMLNTGLDVKEIEEWLQELPMNLEGQKGQLDCEKYWFLVFNIKTFLKTFYIKINSDHQYESIQNSIKQCLTKIR